Proteins encoded together in one Chloroflexota bacterium window:
- a CDS encoding Eco57I restriction-modification methylase domain-containing protein: MRAQIPLSGERPEADTDATREAGSRLPASGEDRARAYGMVATPPEIVEFMVGLCEPSVAGPLDVLEPACGDAPFLRAFVARYGMRHDLTGVDIHAAETRLAQAQMPTAHFLDTDYLLWETEQRFDIIIGNPPYGIIGDASHYPIHTLREHKALYKKRFATWFGKYNIYGAFIEQSVRLLKPEGKAVLVVPATWLVLDDFARLRAFLAHSGKVTIYYLGKAFPKRNVSAVVLVLAKGERGLELYDGMERAVSKQEYRGEIIRFETPDAVAFERSGIPLGECFRVHFAARSPEIRKHPSVVTAPREGCVPILTGRNLQRGRIDYETCYSGLWMPREDAPQLRAFYASPHIVVAHTKGTRVVAAVDWRCYPWREEFHLVPLVGIPDLDALVGYLNSDEVQHYTRALYRDFVPHLTATMLKVLPIPRKLIAMQAEIQLSLWRNGDHGQPYTGAF; the protein is encoded by the coding sequence ATGCGAGCACAAATACCCTTATCCGGCGAACGGCCCGAGGCCGACACAGACGCGACCCGGGAGGCAGGTAGCCGCCTGCCAGCCTCGGGCGAGGATCGCGCGCGCGCCTATGGCATGGTCGCCACCCCGCCCGAAATCGTGGAGTTCATGGTGGGCCTGTGCGAGCCGAGCGTTGCCGGCCCATTGGATGTGCTGGAGCCGGCCTGCGGCGATGCCCCCTTTCTGCGCGCCTTTGTCGCGCGGTACGGGATGCGCCACGACCTCACAGGCGTGGACATCCACGCGGCGGAGACGCGCCTGGCGCAAGCCCAGATGCCCACAGCGCACTTCCTGGACACCGACTACCTGCTTTGGGAAACCGAGCAGCGTTTCGACATCATCATCGGCAACCCACCCTACGGGATTATCGGGGATGCATCCCATTACCCGATCCACACGCTTCGGGAGCACAAAGCGCTCTACAAGAAGCGCTTCGCGACATGGTTTGGAAAGTACAACATTTACGGGGCCTTTATCGAGCAATCCGTGCGCCTTCTGAAACCCGAAGGGAAAGCCGTGCTCGTAGTTCCCGCCACATGGCTTGTTCTAGACGATTTCGCGCGACTCCGCGCGTTCCTGGCGCATTCGGGCAAGGTAACGATCTACTACCTGGGCAAGGCATTCCCCAAGCGAAACGTGAGCGCCGTGGTCCTCGTGCTCGCGAAAGGCGAAAGGGGACTGGAACTCTACGACGGCATGGAACGCGCCGTGAGCAAACAGGAGTACCGCGGCGAAATCATCCGCTTTGAAACGCCGGACGCGGTGGCGTTTGAGCGCAGCGGTATTCCGCTGGGCGAGTGTTTTCGCGTCCACTTCGCGGCGCGGAGCCCAGAGATTCGGAAACACCCCTCGGTCGTTACCGCGCCCCGCGAGGGCTGCGTCCCTATCCTGACGGGTCGTAACCTGCAACGCGGGCGGATTGACTACGAGACGTGCTATTCGGGGCTGTGGATGCCGCGAGAAGATGCGCCGCAATTGCGCGCCTTCTACGCTTCGCCCCACATCGTCGTTGCCCACACCAAGGGGACGCGCGTTGTCGCCGCTGTGGACTGGCGCTGTTACCCCTGGCGCGAGGAGTTCCACCTGGTGCCGCTCGTGGGCATTCCAGACCTGGATGCGTTGGTAGGCTACCTGAACAGCGACGAGGTGCAGCACTACACCCGCGCCCTTTACCGCGATTTCGTACCGCACCTCACGGCTACCATGCTGAAAGTGCTGCCGATACCGAGGAAGTTGATCGCGATGCAAGCGGAAATCCAGTTGAGCCTGTGGAGGAATGGCGACCATGGACAACCCTATACTGGTGCGTTTTGA